From a single Sphingobium sp. genomic region:
- a CDS encoding DUF934 domain-containing protein yields MVEHIHADGEEPCVTLDAFLGQTNATAVRLESDDDARALIPHITRLTLVEIAFPKFRDGRGYSSARILREAGYTGELRAQGDVLVDQIAFMKRCGFDSFVSDAPLNPADVDAALSRYDHVYQGAADAAVPVWKLRHG; encoded by the coding sequence ATGGTTGAGCATATTCACGCTGATGGCGAAGAACCCTGCGTCACGCTCGATGCCTTTCTGGGCCAGACCAACGCGACAGCGGTGCGGCTGGAATCTGACGATGATGCCCGCGCGCTGATCCCGCATATCACCCGGCTCACACTGGTGGAGATTGCCTTCCCGAAATTCCGCGACGGCAGGGGCTATTCATCAGCCCGTATCCTGCGTGAGGCTGGCTACACTGGCGAATTGCGCGCGCAGGGCGATGTTCTGGTAGATCAGATCGCATTCATGAAGCGTTGCGGTTTTGACAGTTTCGTGTCCGACGCCCCGTTGAACCCGGCCGATGTCGATGCGGCGCTATCGCGTTATGACCATGTCTATCAGGGTGCGGCCGACGCCGCTGTCCCCGT
- a CDS encoding DUF2849 domain-containing protein, which translates to MKLLTGNDLASGAVTWWTGESWSVHVEDAVDVGESGDAILHAEEGARRVNAPYIIEAVATPEGPRPAHIKDRVRALGPTVRLDLSLKPADPSVGDWVI; encoded by the coding sequence TTGAAATTGCTGACAGGAAATGATCTCGCCTCGGGCGCGGTAACCTGGTGGACTGGCGAGAGCTGGTCAGTCCATGTTGAGGACGCCGTCGATGTGGGCGAAAGCGGCGACGCCATTCTGCATGCCGAGGAAGGTGCGCGTCGCGTCAATGCCCCTTATATCATCGAGGCGGTGGCTACACCCGAAGGCCCGCGGCCTGCGCATATCAAGGACCGTGTCCGCGCGCTTGGCCCAACAGTGCGCCTCGACCTTTCGCTGAAACCAGCCGACCCGAGCGTCGGCGACTGGGTGATCTGA
- a CDS encoding TonB-dependent receptor — MNVQAGVSLPVAQDVAGVRLSGTWRKRDGYLTTPSGVESNDRDRYMLRGQLYIEPNSDVSIRLLADYAKTDEQCCQAVIVRETELAPFSAFHGLASDGVDQSGLTALNNLSINAKNYLNGSKQWGMSGELKWDFGGAKLTYIGSYRKFDSSSTTTGGFTSNDTYTVGNGATTSRPGILPSGDRIKTMTQELRLQGTAFSDKLDWLIGGFYGDENIRADQTMTLNADFQRTGGAFNFGSAAGVNPLFALTALGNAGVPVNANGNYAENRFFQDAKSWSIFTHNVLSITDKLSLTLGARYVKEEKEASFTQLGATTGAGASACQASVNGVLAGTVPAPLRAGLIGINCFPFATSVNLTAPAALGGGLASRLLPLPRAWADTFKDDEITYTAQVGYKANDDLLFYAGYSHGFKSGGFNLDPQSATLQNSAAILAGLATTPTPVVVAPVYADPSFESEKVDQIEVGVKATLFGSIKANLALFDMKMSDFQVLEFTGVQFLTFNVHSARSTGAELELFGKLSDTISANVSATYADARYPKNCNVGVAVAALASINRLCGSSLTNAPKFAGVVGLTYDGPLNDSGWGLLVNGNINYSDRRRTSTVPLDTNNLPIPLDYQDAYFKMNARIGLTTPNEQFTFELWGTNLSNEITRGITSSTPLRGGAGTRSRIGFVEEPRMYGLTVRAKF; from the coding sequence ATGAACGTGCAGGCAGGCGTCAGCCTTCCGGTTGCACAGGACGTCGCTGGCGTTCGGCTTTCAGGCACATGGCGCAAGCGCGATGGTTATCTGACAACGCCCTCTGGCGTCGAAAGCAATGACCGTGACCGTTATATGCTGCGCGGCCAGCTTTACATCGAACCCAATTCCGATGTCAGCATCCGTTTGCTTGCCGATTATGCCAAGACCGATGAACAATGCTGTCAGGCCGTTATCGTTCGCGAAACCGAGCTGGCACCGTTTTCAGCCTTTCATGGCCTGGCGTCCGACGGTGTTGATCAGTCGGGTTTGACCGCACTGAACAACCTCTCGATTAATGCCAAAAACTATCTCAACGGTTCCAAGCAATGGGGCATGTCGGGCGAACTGAAATGGGATTTTGGCGGCGCAAAGCTGACCTATATCGGTTCCTATCGGAAATTTGATTCCAGCTCGACCACCACAGGTGGCTTCACCAGCAACGACACCTATACTGTTGGCAATGGTGCTACCACTTCGCGGCCCGGCATTTTGCCGTCAGGCGATCGCATCAAGACCATGACCCAGGAACTGCGCCTTCAGGGTACGGCCTTTAGCGACAAGCTGGATTGGTTGATCGGTGGTTTCTATGGCGACGAGAATATTCGCGCCGACCAGACCATGACCCTGAATGCGGATTTCCAGCGCACAGGTGGTGCATTCAACTTTGGTAGCGCCGCCGGCGTCAACCCGTTGTTCGCGCTTACCGCGCTGGGCAATGCCGGTGTTCCGGTCAATGCCAATGGCAACTATGCCGAAAACCGCTTTTTCCAGGACGCCAAAAGCTGGTCGATCTTCACGCATAATGTGTTGAGCATCACCGACAAGCTGAGCCTGACCTTGGGCGCACGCTATGTGAAGGAAGAAAAGGAAGCATCATTCACCCAGTTGGGTGCCACAACGGGTGCGGGCGCCAGCGCCTGTCAGGCCAGCGTCAACGGCGTCTTGGCAGGTACCGTTCCGGCCCCGCTGCGTGCGGGCCTGATCGGCATCAACTGCTTCCCCTTTGCAACTTCGGTCAATCTGACAGCACCGGCGGCATTGGGCGGTGGTTTGGCAAGCCGTTTGCTGCCTCTGCCGCGCGCATGGGCTGATACGTTCAAGGATGACGAGATCACCTATACCGCACAGGTTGGGTACAAGGCGAATGACGATCTGCTGTTCTATGCAGGTTACAGCCATGGCTTTAAGTCCGGTGGTTTCAATCTGGATCCGCAGTCGGCAACCTTGCAGAACTCGGCCGCCATTCTGGCTGGTCTGGCAACAACGCCCACACCAGTGGTCGTGGCACCGGTCTATGCTGATCCCAGCTTTGAATCGGAAAAGGTTGACCAGATCGAAGTCGGTGTAAAGGCGACCTTGTTCGGTTCGATCAAAGCCAATCTGGCCTTGTTCGACATGAAGATGAGCGATTTCCAGGTGTTGGAATTCACCGGCGTTCAGTTCCTTACCTTTAACGTCCATTCGGCCCGTTCAACCGGTGCGGAGCTGGAGCTTTTTGGTAAGCTGAGCGATACTATCTCGGCCAATGTCTCGGCGACCTATGCTGATGCCCGCTATCCCAAAAACTGTAATGTTGGCGTCGCTGTAGCAGCGCTGGCATCAATCAACCGCCTGTGCGGATCGTCATTGACCAACGCGCCGAAATTTGCCGGTGTTGTAGGTTTGACTTATGATGGTCCGCTCAATGACTCGGGTTGGGGCCTGCTGGTAAACGGCAATATCAACTATTCGGATCGCCGCCGTACCAGCACCGTTCCGTTGGATACCAACAACCTGCCTATCCCGCTGGATTATCAGGATGCCTATTTCAAGATGAACGCACGTATCGGCCTGACGACGCCGAACGAGCAGTTCACCTTTGAATTGTGGGGTACCAACCTGAGCAATGAAATCACGCGTGGCATCACCTCCAGCACCCCGCTTCGTGGTGGTGCAGGCACACGTTCGCGTATCGGTTTCGTTGAAGAACCGCGCATGTACGGCCTTACCGTTCGCGCCAAATTCTAA
- the clpA gene encoding ATP-dependent Clp protease ATP-binding subunit ClpA: protein MPSFAESLEATLHNALKNAAERAHEYATLEHLLLALIDDEEAAKVMQACGVDLGELSDAVIQYLDNELESLKVGGNVDPSPTSGFQRVVQRAILHVQSSGKDVVTGANVLVALFSERESYAVYFLQQQDMSRLDAVSYISHGIGKDGKLVEQKPVEGAEERKEEAAPDAKDKKGKETALEQFTVNLNEKAKQGRIDPLIGRSEEVDRTVQILCRRSKNNPLYVGEPGVGKTAIAEGLARRIVEHQVPEVLLPAVIYSLDMGALLAGTRYRGDFEERLKAVVSELEKLPDAILFIDEIHTVIGAGATSGGAMDASNLLKPALSGGTIRCIGSTTYKEFRNHFEKDRALLRRFQKIDVNEPTLEDTVKILAGLRSAFEEHHKVKYTPDALKAAVELSARYINDRKLPDKAIDVIDEVGAMQMLVPPSKRRKLITPKEIEAVIATIARIPPRQVSSDDRTALGTLEADLKRVVFGQDKAIEVLSSAIKLSRAGLRDPDKPIGNYLFSGPTGVGKTEVARQLASIMGIPLKRFDMSEYMERHSVSRLIGAPPGYVGFDQGGLLTDAVDQNPHSVLLLDEIEKAHPDLFNILLQVMDNGRLTDHHGKTVDFRNVILIMTTNAGASDMAREGIGFGNNISKEDAGEDAVKNLFAPEFRNRLDAIVPFAYLPTEVVAMVVDKFILQLELQLADQNVHIKLDDEARAWLTERGYDKLYGARPMGRLIQEKIKQPLAEELLFGKLVNGGEVAVRIKDGQPAFEVTPAAPKAGKPKKPKKKVKAG, encoded by the coding sequence ATGCCGAGTTTTGCCGAATCCCTCGAAGCTACGCTGCACAATGCGCTCAAGAACGCGGCCGAACGTGCGCATGAATATGCGACGCTTGAACATCTGCTTCTGGCGCTGATTGACGATGAAGAAGCGGCAAAGGTAATGCAGGCGTGCGGCGTCGATCTTGGCGAGCTTAGCGACGCGGTAATCCAGTATCTGGACAATGAACTGGAAAGCCTGAAAGTCGGCGGCAATGTCGATCCCTCGCCGACCAGCGGGTTTCAGCGCGTGGTGCAGCGCGCGATCCTGCATGTGCAATCATCGGGCAAGGATGTTGTCACGGGCGCCAATGTGCTGGTCGCGCTGTTTTCAGAACGCGAAAGCTATGCCGTCTATTTCTTGCAGCAACAGGATATGAGCCGCCTCGACGCGGTCAGCTATATCAGCCACGGCATCGGCAAGGATGGCAAGCTGGTCGAACAGAAGCCGGTTGAAGGTGCCGAGGAACGCAAAGAAGAAGCCGCGCCCGACGCGAAGGACAAGAAGGGCAAGGAAACCGCGCTCGAACAGTTCACCGTCAACCTCAACGAAAAGGCGAAGCAGGGCCGGATTGATCCGTTGATCGGACGCAGTGAAGAGGTTGACCGCACGGTGCAGATCCTCTGCCGCCGTTCGAAGAATAATCCGCTTTATGTGGGTGAGCCGGGCGTTGGCAAAACTGCGATCGCCGAAGGTCTGGCGCGGCGTATCGTCGAGCATCAGGTGCCCGAAGTGTTGCTGCCGGCGGTAATCTATTCGCTCGACATGGGCGCGCTGCTTGCCGGCACCCGCTATCGCGGCGATTTCGAGGAACGGCTGAAGGCGGTCGTTTCCGAACTGGAAAAGCTGCCCGACGCGATCCTGTTCATCGATGAAATCCATACTGTGATCGGTGCCGGCGCGACCAGTGGCGGTGCAATGGACGCATCCAACCTGCTGAAGCCCGCGCTTTCGGGCGGTACCATCCGCTGCATCGGATCGACCACTTACAAGGAATTCCGCAACCATTTCGAAAAGGACCGTGCCCTGCTGCGTCGGTTCCAGAAAATCGACGTGAACGAGCCGACGCTTGAGGATACGGTCAAGATTCTGGCTGGTCTGCGCAGCGCGTTTGAAGAGCATCACAAGGTGAAATACACCCCCGATGCGCTGAAAGCCGCGGTCGAATTATCTGCGCGTTATATCAACGACCGCAAACTGCCGGACAAGGCCATTGACGTCATCGATGAGGTGGGCGCGATGCAGATGCTCGTGCCGCCGTCCAAGCGCCGCAAACTGATCACGCCCAAAGAAATCGAGGCCGTGATCGCAACCATCGCCCGCATCCCGCCCCGGCAGGTATCGTCTGACGACCGCACCGCACTGGGTACGCTTGAGGCGGATCTGAAACGCGTGGTGTTCGGGCAGGACAAAGCAATCGAAGTGCTGTCCTCAGCGATCAAGTTGAGCCGTGCCGGCCTACGCGATCCGGACAAGCCCATCGGCAATTATCTGTTCAGCGGCCCCACCGGTGTCGGCAAGACAGAGGTTGCGCGCCAGTTGGCAAGCATCATGGGCATTCCGCTGAAGCGTTTCGACATGAGCGAATATATGGAGCGCCACTCGGTTAGCCGGCTGATTGGTGCCCCCCCGGGTTATGTCGGTTTCGACCAAGGCGGTCTGTTGACCGATGCCGTCGACCAGAATCCGCACAGCGTGCTGTTACTCGACGAGATCGAAAAGGCGCATCCTGATCTGTTCAACATATTGTTGCAGGTGATGGATAATGGCCGTCTGACCGATCATCACGGCAAGACGGTGGATTTCCGCAATGTCATCCTGATCATGACGACCAATGCCGGCGCATCCGACATGGCGCGCGAAGGCATTGGTTTCGGGAATAATATCAGCAAGGAAGACGCCGGCGAAGATGCGGTGAAAAACCTGTTCGCGCCCGAATTCCGCAACCGCCTCGATGCGATAGTGCCGTTCGCCTATCTGCCGACCGAGGTTGTTGCAATGGTCGTCGACAAGTTCATCCTGCAACTGGAACTGCAGTTGGCCGACCAGAATGTCCACATCAAGCTCGACGACGAAGCCCGCGCATGGCTGACCGAGCGTGGCTATGACAAGCTGTACGGCGCACGACCAATGGGCCGCCTGATCCAGGAAAAGATCAAACAGCCGCTGGCCGAGGAACTGCTGTTCGGCAAGCTGGTCAATGGCGGCGAGGTGGCAGTCCGCATCAAGGACGGGCAGCCTGCATTCGAGGTTACGCCTGCTGCACCCAAGGCCGGAAAGCCGAAAAAGCCGAAAAAGAAAGTCAAGGCGGGCTAA
- the cobA gene encoding uroporphyrinogen-III C-methyltransferase, whose translation MKKGIVYLVGAGPGDPDLLTVKAARLIAAADVIVHDGLVDDAILALARGDARFISVAKQRSRHSVPQEGINAILVEEARAGHAVVRLKGGDPFIFGRGGEEVDACRDASVPVEVIPGISAAIAGGAESFLPLTHRDASSAVTFVAGQCKGLTDQNWAGLAGKGRTLVIYMGVATADAICEKLISDGLSPDTPVAVLERVGRKDRRTLRTLLTDLGDMIARENVRSPAIIIVGDVVMMADAEDRLTTIAREVEYLN comes from the coding sequence ATGAAAAAAGGCATAGTCTATCTGGTGGGCGCAGGCCCCGGCGATCCGGACCTGTTGACGGTCAAGGCGGCACGGCTGATCGCGGCCGCTGATGTGATTGTGCATGACGGTCTGGTCGACGATGCGATCCTCGCACTCGCGCGCGGCGACGCCCGCTTTATCTCGGTTGCCAAGCAGCGCAGCCGCCATTCGGTCCCGCAGGAAGGGATTAATGCAATCCTTGTTGAAGAAGCGCGGGCAGGCCATGCCGTCGTCCGGCTGAAGGGCGGTGATCCGTTCATCTTCGGCCGGGGCGGCGAAGAGGTTGATGCCTGCCGTGACGCCTCGGTTCCGGTCGAGGTCATACCCGGCATATCGGCGGCGATTGCAGGTGGGGCGGAAAGCTTCCTTCCCCTCACCCACCGCGATGCCTCCAGCGCGGTCACTTTCGTGGCAGGGCAATGCAAAGGGCTGACCGACCAGAATTGGGCAGGGCTTGCCGGCAAAGGCCGCACACTTGTCATCTATATGGGCGTCGCCACTGCAGACGCCATTTGCGAAAAACTGATTTCCGACGGCCTGTCACCCGACACGCCCGTTGCCGTGCTGGAGCGTGTCGGCCGAAAGGACCGGCGCACGCTGCGGACCCTTTTGACCGACTTGGGCGATATGATCGCGCGCGAAAATGTGCGTTCTCCCGCCATCATCATTGTGGGCGATGTTGTAATGATGGCCGATGCTGAAGACCGGCTGACGACGATTGCCCGGGAAGTGGAGTATCTGAATTGA
- a CDS encoding nitrite/sulfite reductase has product MYKYDTYDQAIVDARVAEFRDQVKRRLAGEITEDQFKPLRLMNGLYLQLHAYMLRVAIPYGTLDSRQMRMLAHIARKYDRDYGHFTTRQNIQYNWIKLEDAGDILADLASVEMHAIQTSGNCIRNISSDQYAGAAADEVADPRPWAELMRQWSTFHPEFSYLPRKFKIAVIAADEDRAAMRLHDIGIQLVTRDGKLGAAFYVGGGMGRTPMIAPLIKDYVPIEDFLSYSEACLRVYNRYGRRDNIYKARIKILVHEIGADEYRRQVEEEFAHVKTLGIDPPAAELERIAAHFAPPPFEAGLSDDIDRSDPDFAVWIDQNVKPHKQAGYAIVNISLKPIEGIPGDASSAQIDVMADLAEKYSFDELRVTHAQNIVLPYVAKRDLYAVWQALREADLADANLDLISDIIACPGLDYCSLANARSIPIAQKIAKRFENLDRQRDLGELKLKISGCINACGHHHAGHIGILGVDRKGVENYQLLLGGSGAEDVSLGTITGPGFDEDGIVDAVERVTEKYKELREGGERFVDTYRRVGMAPFKEAIYG; this is encoded by the coding sequence ATGTATAAATATGACACTTATGACCAAGCGATCGTCGATGCACGCGTCGCCGAATTTCGCGATCAGGTGAAGCGCCGCCTTGCCGGCGAGATCACCGAAGACCAGTTCAAGCCGCTCCGCCTGATGAACGGTCTCTATCTGCAGCTTCACGCCTATATGCTGCGCGTCGCCATTCCCTATGGCACGCTGGACAGCCGGCAGATGCGGATGCTGGCGCATATCGCGCGCAAATATGACCGCGACTATGGCCATTTCACCACGCGTCAGAATATCCAATATAACTGGATCAAGCTGGAAGATGCCGGCGATATCCTCGCCGATCTGGCCAGTGTCGAAATGCACGCCATCCAGACGAGCGGCAATTGCATCCGCAACATCAGTTCGGATCAATATGCAGGCGCTGCGGCCGACGAAGTGGCCGATCCCCGCCCCTGGGCCGAGCTGATGCGCCAGTGGAGCACTTTCCACCCTGAATTCAGCTATTTGCCGCGCAAGTTCAAAATTGCGGTGATCGCAGCGGACGAGGATCGCGCGGCGATGCGCCTCCACGATATCGGCATCCAGCTGGTGACGCGCGACGGCAAATTGGGCGCGGCCTTTTATGTCGGCGGTGGCATGGGTCGCACCCCAATGATCGCACCGCTGATCAAGGATTATGTGCCGATCGAGGATTTCCTCAGCTATTCCGAGGCATGCCTGCGCGTTTACAACCGCTATGGCCGGCGCGACAATATCTACAAGGCGCGGATCAAGATCCTCGTCCACGAAATTGGCGCCGATGAATATCGCCGTCAGGTCGAGGAAGAATTTGCGCATGTGAAGACGCTCGGCATTGACCCGCCGGCTGCAGAGCTGGAGCGCATTGCCGCCCATTTTGCTCCGCCGCCGTTCGAAGCAGGCCTCAGCGACGATATCGACCGCAGCGATCCCGATTTCGCGGTCTGGATCGACCAGAATGTGAAGCCGCACAAGCAGGCCGGCTATGCCATCGTCAATATCAGCCTGAAACCGATTGAGGGCATTCCGGGCGATGCCTCCTCCGCGCAGATCGACGTAATGGCCGACCTTGCGGAGAAATACAGCTTTGACGAACTGCGCGTCACCCATGCGCAAAATATCGTGCTGCCCTATGTCGCCAAGCGCGATCTTTATGCAGTTTGGCAAGCGCTGCGCGAAGCGGACCTTGCCGATGCCAATCTTGATCTGATCAGCGATATCATCGCCTGCCCGGGCCTTGATTATTGCAGCCTTGCCAATGCCCGTTCGATCCCGATCGCACAGAAGATTGCAAAGCGTTTCGAAAATCTCGATCGCCAGCGCGATCTGGGCGAATTGAAACTGAAGATTTCGGGCTGCATCAACGCCTGCGGCCACCACCATGCCGGCCATATCGGCATTTTGGGTGTCGACCGTAAGGGCGTCGAAAATTATCAGTTGCTGCTCGGCGGATCGGGTGCCGAAGACGTGTCGCTTGGCACGATCACCGGCCCCGGCTTTGACGAGGACGGCATTGTCGACGCGGTCGAACGCGTCACCGAAAAATATAAGGAATTGCGCGAAGGCGGCGAACGTTTCGTCGATACCTATCGCCGCGTCGGCATGGCGCCGTTCAAGGAGGCGATCTATGGTTGA
- a CDS encoding NAD(P)H-quinone oxidoreductase has product MMADFPDMMTAVEISAPGGPDVLKACTRPVPEPGEGEVLVRVAAAGVNRPDVVQRMGLYPAPPGASDLPGLEISGTVIACGEGVGPELLGQHVCSLVAGGGYAEYCIARADLCWPVPDSLSMEEAAAIPETLMTVWHNVFERGYAVEGETILVHGGTSGIGSMAIKLGGLFGISVIATCGSDEKCAAVIALGAAHAINYKSHDFVEEVKRLTDGKGVHLVLDMVAGSYVPRNLACLREDGRHVTIAVQGGLVAEINMAQVMSRRLTLTGSTLRPRSNQFKALLADEIHRNIWPDVVAGRLRPTMAKSFPLVEAAAAHKLMESGDFVGKIVLIP; this is encoded by the coding sequence ATGATGGCCGACTTTCCTGATATGATGACAGCGGTGGAAATTTCAGCGCCAGGTGGGCCCGATGTTCTGAAAGCGTGCACACGCCCCGTGCCCGAACCGGGTGAGGGTGAAGTGCTGGTGCGCGTTGCTGCCGCTGGGGTCAACCGGCCGGATGTTGTCCAGCGCATGGGGCTTTATCCGGCCCCGCCGGGGGCAAGCGATCTGCCTGGCCTTGAAATTTCGGGCACTGTGATTGCCTGTGGCGAGGGCGTGGGGCCGGAACTGCTGGGGCAGCATGTCTGTTCGCTGGTGGCGGGTGGCGGTTATGCCGAATATTGCATCGCCAGGGCCGACCTGTGTTGGCCGGTGCCCGACAGCCTTTCGATGGAAGAGGCCGCGGCCATCCCCGAAACACTGATGACCGTATGGCACAATGTGTTCGAACGCGGCTATGCGGTTGAGGGCGAGACCATCCTTGTCCATGGCGGAACCAGCGGCATTGGCAGCATGGCGATTAAGCTGGGCGGCCTTTTCGGTATTTCGGTGATTGCGACCTGCGGATCCGACGAAAAATGCGCAGCGGTAATCGCACTCGGCGCTGCACATGCGATCAATTACAAGAGCCATGACTTTGTCGAGGAAGTGAAACGCCTGACCGACGGTAAGGGCGTGCATTTGGTGCTCGATATGGTCGCAGGATCTTACGTGCCACGCAATCTTGCCTGCCTGCGCGAAGACGGCCGGCACGTGACCATTGCGGTGCAAGGCGGGTTGGTTGCTGAAATCAATATGGCACAGGTGATGAGCCGCAGGTTGACGCTAACCGGATCGACGCTGCGGCCGCGCAGCAACCAGTTCAAGGCATTGCTGGCCGACGAAATTCACCGCAATATATGGCCCGATGTGGTGGCAGGCCGGCTGCGGCCGACCATGGCGAAAAGCTTTCCGCTGGTTGAAGCAGCGGCCGCCCATAAGTTGATGGAAAGCGGCGATTTTGTCGGCAAGATTGTGCTTATCCCATAA
- a CDS encoding DUF1192 domain-containing protein: MDLDELFAKRPEDPVAIVLKQDIDRLSVDELQDRIDALNTEIARCEAKMAAATSHRSAADALFRKGL; the protein is encoded by the coding sequence ATGGATCTGGATGAGCTTTTCGCCAAGCGGCCCGAAGACCCGGTTGCGATTGTGTTGAAGCAGGATATCGACCGGCTATCTGTGGATGAGCTTCAGGACCGGATCGACGCGCTGAACACAGAAATCGCCCGGTGCGAGGCTAAAATGGCCGCTGCCACAAGCCATCGCAGCGCCGCCGATGCCCTGTTCCGCAAAGGTTTGTGA